The genomic interval CCCGTTCAAGTTGTTCAACGATATTTTCCAGTTCTTTCAGAGCTGACTCGAATGTCGGCTCCCGTGTTGCTTTTGTCATCATCTATGACCTCTTGTGTGATGCAGGTGAGTTGTCCTTCTGCTAACCGGATCAATAATGGATCGCCGACAACAACCTCTGCCGCGCGGCGCACAATCTGGTGAGTGGGTCCCCACACGATGGCGTAACCGCGTTGTAACACCTGAAGCGGACTGAGGGCATCCAGTTTGGAGCAAACCACCTCAAAATGTCTATGACAGATGTCCAGTCGCTGGCGCAATCCGTGGAGCAGCTTTTGTTGTGCAAGATTGATGTGCCCGCGTTGTCGGGCGATGCGCTCACGCAGCCGCACGCTGGCTACCTGCCGCGACAATCGCTCAAATTGCTCCCGCCGGGCCTTAATCAAGGTTGTCAGACTGACGTAGAGCCGATGAGCGAGCTCATCAACACGCTGAATGTATTGCTGCAAGGCTCCTGCGGTCTGATTGAAGCCACGACGGGCTTGTAATTGTGCAAGGCGATGTCGCCATGTCGTCAATTGAAAGCTCATTGCTTTATGCAAGCGGCGCGAGTAAGCAGCTACTGCATCGAGTAACTCATCCCGTCGTGCTGCCACCATTTCAGCCGCGGCTGACGGCGTCGGCGCGCGGACGTCAGCGACGAAATCGGCAATGGTAAAATCTGTTTCGTGTCCCACTGCTGAAATGACTGGCAATCGGGAATGAAAAATGGCTCGAGCGACCACTTCTTCGTTGAACGCCCATAGGTCTTCCATCGAGCCGCCGCCACGTCCGACAATCAGCACGTCTACATCGTCTCGTTGATTCATCACCTTGATAGCGTGAGCAATTTGTTGGGCTGCGCCTTGACCTTGCACGGCGACCGGATACAACAACACGCTGACGCCTTTGTTACGTCTGGTCAAGACGCGCAGCATGTCACGAATGACAGCGCCTGTCGGTGAGGTGATCACGCCGACACGCCGCGGCAGCAAGGGAAGCGGCCGCTTGCGAGCTTGATCAAACAGTCCCTCTTGTTGCAATCGCGCTTTGAGTTGCTCAAACGCCATCTGCAATGAGCCGATGCCAACCGGCTCCATGTGCTCGACGACCAGTTGATAGTCGCCTCGTTGCTCGTAGACGGTGACGCGCCCACGCGCAAACACTTCAACGCCATCAGCCGGCGTAAATTTGATCAGCCGGTTGAACATTTTGAATGAAGCGCAACGCAACTGAGCCGTGGCGTCTTTGAGTGTGAAATACCAATGACCTGAACTGTGCGCCTTGAAATTCGAAATCTCGCCGCGCACCCACACATCGCGAAACTTGCCTTCCAGCAACGTCTTGATCTGTTGCGTCAATTGGGTGACGGTCAGGGTCAGTCGCTCGTTGCTCAGGTGTGCCAGAAGGGGTTCTGCCATGAGGCAGCAATGGTAACGTTGGCGCTCAGTTGTGTCAATCAACGCATCGGCTGGCCTGTGTGACGTTGGTTCGTGCTCGCCGCCTCATGGTTGAAAGTCAGCGTGGCCGTGATCCGTGTCACATTGCTGCCCCTGCAACCAATCGGGGTCAGTTCTACGAAGGGCTTTATCGGGAACAACGCAGTACTGAACCCCGCTTGATTGCAAGATGGCAGTATTATGCCTACTGGAGTCGTGTTGGACAAGGGAATTTTATCATTCTTGTGATTCTGGTTGGCTCACGGTGTGGCGAGCCGTTGCATTTCCTGTCAACCTCCGCCACAATTAGCACGGTCGTATGACGAAAATCGTTGTGGGTGTATTGTTGAGCAACATAAACCGCATGGCGGCAACCCAGCTTGTGACAGCGTATGAGTGATAGGTTTGCAGGGATTGTCTTGAAAGCGATCCGCGGGCACTACTGGGTTGAGGCTGACGACACAGTTTTCCGCTGCGTTGCTCGTGATGTCCTGGTTAAATCGGTCAAATCGTCCACGGCGATCACCGTTGGCGATCACGTTCTCTTTGACGTGCAGGACTGGCAGCATAAGCAAGGCGTCATCGTGCAAGTATTGCCGCGACGAACCAAATTGTCTCGCAAACAACAGGCTGATGGGTATGATGCCGCTGCTCAAGAGGACGTCGTGGCAGCCAACATTGATCAGGTTGTCATTGTAGCCTCTGCTCACAATCCGCCCTTGCGTCCTGGATTGATTGATCGCTATCTGGTAGCTTCGCTCAAGGGAGGGTTATCGCCGATCATTTGTATCAACAAAATTGACCTGGCCGTGCTGGCTGAAGTGCAACCTATTGCCGAGCTGTATGAGCGCCTCAATTATCCTGTGTTGATGACCTGCGCCAAGTCGGGACAAGGCGTGGACGAGCTGCGACGCCATCTGTCAGGCCGCGCGTCTGTGTTTGCTGGTCATTCCGGCGTTGGAAAGACGACGTTGCTGAAGCAATTGTGTCCGGGCATTGAAGTCAAGACTCAGGAAGTGAGCAGCAAAACAGGGCGGGGCAAACATACAACGACCAGCGCTGAATTGGTCCGTTTGCCCAGTGGCGGCTACGTGATTGATACGCCAGGCATCCGTCAGTTCAGTCTTTGGGACCTGACGCCCGAAGACGTGGCCTGCTATTTCGTGGAGATAGCTGAGCAGAGTCGCGCCTGCCGTTTTCGTGATTGCTCGCACACAGTCGAGCCAGCGTGCGCTGTCCGGCAAGCCCTCCAAGAAGGTTTGATTCACCCGTTGCGCTACGAGAGCTATCTGAAGTTGCTGCAGGAGTGCAAGTATGAAAAATCCTATTAATCGGTTGAGCAAATCATTGGTTGCATTGCTCGTGGTTGGTCTCTGGTTGACCGCCACGTTGATGGCCGCCGGCCAGGCTCTTGCAGGGTCGGCCAGCCCGGTTGTCAAGTTTGCCGTCATCGGCGATAGCGGGACGGGCGGTGAAGATCAAAAGCGCGTCGCCGCGCAAATGCTGGCCTGGCATGACGTCAACCGATACGAATTTGTATTGATGGTTGGCGACAATATCTACCCGTCGGGAAATCCGCGCGATTACCCTAAAAAGTTTGAACAGCCTTATGCGCCGTTGTTGGCCCGCGGCGTGAAGTTTTATGCCGCGCTTGGCAATCATGATGTCAGAGGCGATAACGAACGCTACGCCATTCACTATCCTCATTTCAATATGGGTGGGCAACGGTATTATACGTTCATCAAAGGTGATGGCTTGGTCCAGTTCTTTGCCCTTGATTCCACAACCATGAGTGACGGCCAACGAGATCACGATCAACTGCGTTGGCTCACCGAAGCATTGAGCGCCTCGCAAGCTCGGTGGAAAATCGCCTTTTTTCATCATCCATTGTACTCGTCAGGCCAGACGCATGGCTCAAGCCACAAGCTGCGGGCGATCCTCGAGCCAATCTTGTTGCAAGGAAACGTGCGGGTTGTGTTTTCCGGCCATGACCACGTCTATGAGCGCCTTGTTCCTCAACGTGGCATCCATTACTTTGTCACCGGCGCAGCCGGTAAGTTACGTCGGGGCGATCTGGATCGCACATCAAAGCTCACCGTCAAAGGGAACGATCAGGTGCATCACTTCATGTACATCGAAATTGACGCAAGGCAGATGCGCTTCCAAGCGGTGAGCAAACATGGCGAGGTGTTTGACCAGGGAACAATTCCCGCCTCGTTGCCGTGAAACCCGCGCTCATTCCTTGTGATAGGGCAGATGGTTGAGAATGCAAAACGCGCGATAAATCTGTTCAAGCAAGATGACGCGCGCCATCTCATGAGGCAACGTCATGCGGCTTAACGATAAGATCAAATCAGCATGCTGACGAAGCTCCGGTGATAATCCAGCGGCGCCGCCGACAATAAACACGATCTCTTTAATCCCGTTGCGTTGATAACCGGCCAGTCGCTCGGCCAGCTCACTTGATGAGAGGTGAGTTCCCGACTCGTCCAACACGATGGTAGTCGCTTCTGCTCTGAGGTGCTTCTCAATCGCTTTAGTTTCCGCTCGTCTGGCAGCGGCATCGTGTGGGTCGCTTTCTTTGACGACTTTCACAGTGCAGCTCGTGAAATGACTGATGCGAGTCAGGTAGGTCTGTTCAAGCGCCGCCCAATGTCGGCTTTTGGTCTTTCCAACCCAGATAAACGTGAGCCTCATGAGGGGAGATCAACAACAGGGTCAGTCGCTCGCGCTTATGGCGCGACGTCCTGAATCTCGATTCGCGCGCCATCTCGCCACAGTCGTTCGAGATCATAAAAGTCTCTGGCTCGTTCGCTGAAGACGTGAACAACGAGGTACCCGTAGTCAATTAAAATCCATTCCGCCACGTCGTATCCTTCAACGTGCATTGGCCGTGAGCCTGCCGCGCGGAGTTTGTCTATGATTGCATCAGCAATGGCTTGAACCTGACGATTGGATGTCCCACTACAGATCAAAAAGGCATCAGCAATCGAAGTGATATTGCGCAGATCAAGCGCGGTCAGCCGGAGCGCTTTTTTTTCCAGCGCGGCCTTTGCTGCCACGACTAAGTTCTCGTTTACCTCCATCAGCATGTTTTCTGAGTGATCACTCTGTTGTTTCATCCGTCCCTTGATAGAGTTGGTATTTTTCGATGTGTTGCCAAACCATCGGTGGAATCGCTTCAACCCGTTTTCCTTCCTTCAGGGCTCGTCTGATGTCGGTCGAGGAAATAGGATTGGCAACATCTGTACAAAGATAAATCACAGGTTCATGAGGCGACGTGGCGGGCAAGGAGCTGACGCGCAAGTCAATCACGCGCCGACGCGCGCTCTCAGGCAGGTGATTCACAGACAGGTCATGTCCTGGCCGATTGACTGCGACGAAATGGCAACTGCTGAGCAACGTTTCATAATCCTTCCACGAGGTGATCTCTGCAAGCGAATCAGCGCCCAGGATAAAATAAAATTCCGTTTGATCAGGCCACTGCTGCTTGAATCGTTGGATCGTCTCAATGGTGTAAGCCGGTCGGGATAATTCCAGTTCAATCGGAGAGACGAAGAATTTTTCATGAGCCGTTGTCGCCAGCACCAGCATGGCAAACCGGTGCCAGTGACTGGCTGTGGCCGCTGATTTTTTGTGTGGAGCGCGAAACGCGGGGACAAACTCAACGCGGTCGAGTGACAGTCGGTTACACACTGCAACAGCCACTTCCATGTGGCCTTGATGAACAGGATCAAATGAGCCGCCGAATATGCCAATGCGCAATGGCTTCATAGTGTGACTGGTTCCATCACTTCGCTCGAGTCCGCCTGAGTCGTTTCGTGCACAGGTGGCAAATACTGGTCAATGAGGGCGAGTAAGCGATCTATGCCCAGGCCGGTGACCGCCGAAATCTCGACATAAGGCAATGCGGCGTCATCACAGAAACGGCGCAAAGCGCGCGCCCCATGCCCTGTTTGCGCGATGTCCATCTTGGTCGCCACAACAATCTGAGGCTTTTGCGTCAGTTGGATTGAGTAGGCGCGAAGTTCATCGTTGATAATGTGGAAACGACGAACTGGGTCTGGTTCTGGCGCGGTGTCGGAGACGTCAATCAAATGGAGCAGCAATCGCGTTCGCTCAACGTGTCGCAGGAACTCATGCCCCAGCCCAGCGCCTTGATGAGCGCCTTCGATGAGCCCAGGAATATCAGCGACAACACAGGAGCGATCATCGCTCAATCGAACCACGCCGAGGTTAGGCACGAGCGTGGTAAAGGGATAATCAGCGATCTTCGGTTTGGCAGCGGAGATTCGGGCAATGAGCGTTGACTTACCTGCGTTGGGGAGGCCAACAAGTCCGACGTCGGCCAGCAGCTTCAGTTCCAGCAGCAACACGCGTTGCTGGCCCGGTTGTCCGCGTTCATGGAAGCGAGGCGCGCGGCGTGTCGGCGTAGCGAATCGAGCATTGCCGCGACCTCCCATCCCGCCGCGTGCCACAAGAACGCGTTCGCCGGGCTTGGCAAAATCGTAGATCATCTGGCCTGTCTCAGCGTCGGTGACGACCGTCCCCACTGGCACGCGAATCGTGAGGTCTTCACCATTGCGTCCATGACGGTGGTTGCCTTCTCCGTGCCGGCCTCGTTCAGCCTTATATTCAGGGTTAAAACGGAAGTGGAGCAGGGAACTCATGCCGGGCGCTGCTTCCATGTAAACATGGCCGCCTCGTCCACCGTCCCCGCCCGATGGGCCTCCTTTGGGCACATACTTCTCCCGACGAAAAGCTGTACACCCGTTGCCGCCATCACCAGCTTTGACGAAAATCTTGGCCTGATCAACAAACATGCGTCGCTGGCGCCCGGCCTAGGGAGCGGGTTGGAAGGGTCATCCCGGCTACGAGTGGAAACGGATCAATTCGTTGTTGTCGGAATGATGTTGATGTACGTTCCTTTGCTGCCTCGATTGACGAACTGAACAGTCCCGGCAATCTTGGCGAACAAGGTGTCGTCTTTTCCGCGGCCAACATTGAGTCCGGGTTTGTAGCGAGTGCCTCGTTGCCGCACGAGAATTGAACCGCCGCTGACGAATTCTCCACCAAACCGTTTGATGCCCAATCGTTGCGCGTTGGAGTCGCGGCCGTTGCGAGAACTGCCCAATCCTTTTTTATGTGCCATGATGCAAATTCCTCATGCGTGCGTAATCTGCTGAATGTGGAGCGTCGTGTAACCTTGACGATGTCCTTTCTTCAAGCGGTACTGTTTTCTTCGGCGGAATTTGAAAACCACCAGTTTCCGTCCACGCCCATGCTCAACCACACGGCAGGTGACCGATGCCGTTTCCACACGTGGTTGACCGATGACAATGCCGCCCTCATGTTTGAGGACAAGCGGCTTGAACTCGATGGTCGAGCCAACCTCTGCCTTGATTGAAGGAACACGAATGCGCTCTCCTGGTTGAACGCGAAACTGCATTCCTCCAGTTTCGATGACCGCGTAATTCACAGGTCCTGCCTCCATACAATGAACTCACGAAAGGTGGCGATTATACATAGGCGCTATTTGACTGTCAATTTTTGGCAGCAACCCAAATTCCTATGCGGTTATGCAACCGACACGAAGCAGCCCACGTGGCAAGCATGATTGGTGGTTGAAGGCATCTGATAGCTTAGCGGGGCACTGTCAAAACCGATCCAACCAGGACCTTATTGGTCTTCATTCGATTCAAACTCTTCAGTGTCGCCACGCTGATGCCGTGCCGCTCAGCGATACTGGACAGGGTATCGCCTTTACGCACGCGGTAAACGGAGTTCTTTTTGGCTGGCGATTTGGCATTGGCCGAACGTTCTGGCGAGGACATGCCTTGGGGCGTCACCACCAGACGTTGACCATATTTCACCGTGGATGACCGCAGGCCATTCCACTGGCGTAGCTCGGCTATGCTCACGCCATACTTCCGAGCAATGCTTTGTAATGTCTCGCCGCGCCGGACCAGGTGCATGGTCGGTGGCTGGGCTTTCGTCGTGATCCGTGAAGCCGCCGATGCGATCGGGTGAGATTGGTTCGGGACGTTCAAGTAGAGTCGTTGACCGGTGCGCAGTTTGGCTCGTGTGCTGATACGGTTGAGTCTGGCCAGCTCGCGGGCTGACACGCCATAGCGAGCGGCGATCATCGTCAGGTTATCGCCGGGCCGAACGGTTATGGACATGCGGGTCGTTGAGGCTCGCGCCAGTTGGATGCTTGCCGGTTCAACCGTATTGCGCAGTGGAGCACGAGCCGTGCTGATGGGCAACACCAACGGCATCCCAGGACGGAGCGTCTCCTCAAGCGCAAGTTGATTGATTCGGGCCAGCTCTTCAACCTCAATGCGATGTTGTTCGCTGAGGCTGGCTAACGTGTCACCATCCTTGACGCGAATGACGCGCCACGAGTCTCTCTGGTCTTCAGGGATGCGACTGATCACGGTCTGGAACGTCGCGGCTGTTCCCGGCGGCAGTCGCAGGTGGTATCGCATATCGGGTGGCGTCTTGCCACGCTTCAGCTCAGGATTCAATTCCTGAATCGTCTCATAGGGCGTATTTGTGATCTCAGCGACCAACCGAAGGTCAATTGAATCGGTCACAGGAACTGTTTCATATTGCAACGGTGCGTCCGGTTTAATATGACCGAAGCCAAATCGCTCAGGGTTCTTGGCGATGATGATGATGGCCAGAATGATTGGCACGTAGTTGCTTGTCTCTCTGGGCAGGAGGCCGCGATTGTAAAAGTACCAAAAGTCAGAATAGCCCGTTGCCGCGATGGCGCTGTCAATACGTCCTTCACCGCAGTTGTACGCCGCCATCGCCAATTGCCAATCGTTAAACCGATTGTAGAGAAACCGCAGATAACGCGCCGACGCGCGCGTGGCCTGTTCGATTCCACTTCGTTCATCAATCCACTGATTCTGCCTCAAGCCATATCGTTGACCGGTTCCTGACACAAACTGCCAGATGCCAACGGCGCCAGCCCACGATCGGGCGCGCGGCTTCCAATTGCTTTCAGCCTGCGCCAGCCAAACAAGGTCTTGTGGGACTTTTTCTTCTTTGAACACTTTCTTGGCCAACGCTAAATAGCGTCCCGCTCGCTGTAGACCGGCAGCCATCGTGGCGCGACCTTTGGGATTCTGCGAAAAATAATGAATGAATTGAAGAACCTGCGGAGTGAGCGTAAAAGCAAAATCCAATGATGGCTTTTCGATGACGATGTTAGCAGCAGCTAGGTCTTCCTCATCTAACTCAACTTGAGCGAGCTCGTCTAACAAAGAAGGCTCATAATGTTGCTCACTGACGCCATCACCCCGCAAAGCAGCTTGAACCTCGAGCTGGTGAATCTTTTCGATTAAGTTTCGGTAGTAGGTTTGTAAGCGAGGGTGAGTACGGGTATCAAAGCCGCTTTTGAGGATCGCATCAACAGCTTGGTCGAATTGAACTCTCGCTGCCTCCATGCCTTCGGCCTGAAGCGCTTGCAGGCCCAGATCGTAGTGGTGCTGGGCTGCGGCCATGATGGCATCAACCTTTGCTTCCGGCATCGAAGAGGAATGATGCTGAGCTAAAACCAATGAAGGCATGAGAACCAACACTATCAGCGCCGTGCAGATTATTCTTCTTATCATCCGTTCTTTCCGCTCCAAAATAATGTTGCGCCTGAACTGCTGGCGCTTCACGCAACCCCACGGATATGCCCACGGCCTTCTCTCATGCGCGAGCGCTTTAACCCTAACATAAAATCGCTTGAAGTGTCAAACAATAGTTTTTTTCTCGTGTGTTATCAATGGGTTATCAGTTGACCGAGTATCTGGCTTACAAGGATTATTGGCGTTGTTTGCGGCTTCGGTTGGGGGAGTATATAGGCGGCCTCGTGCCAAATGCCTTTGAGCTGAAGTTTGGTGCTTTAAACCGAGCAACCTCGCGCCTGCTAAAGTTTCAGCGTCTGTGTATGGCCGTGTGGCGCACGTCTGTATAGGCATCGCTGTGTGGACGCTTGTCTTTGATGGTTCAATTGCCTATCATCTGTCGCCCAACAAGATCAACAATGCCGAAACGAACAGACATTCATCGCATTTTCATCATCGGGTCTGGTCCAATTGTCATTGGTCAAGCCTGTGAGTTTGATTATTCGGGGACGCAAGCCTGCAAGGCGCTGCGCGGTGAAGGCTACGAGGTCATCTTAGTGAATTCAAACCCGGCAACGATCATGACGGACCCAGAAATCGCTGATCGCACCTACGTGGAGCCGTTGACGGTGGAGGCGCTCGAAAAAATTATCGAGCGCGAACGTCCCGACGCCCTTTTGCCGACGGTGGGTGGGCAGACCGCATTAAATTTGGCTGTTGAGTTGGCCGAGCGTGGCGTCCTTGAGCGATTCGGCGTGCGCATGATCGGCGCTAATCTGCATGCTGTGAAAGTTGCTGAAGACCGACAGCTCTTTCGGCAAGCTATGGAACAGATCGGCCTGCAGATGCCGCGTGCTCGCACGGCTCATTCGGTGGACGAAGGATGGCGAGTCGTCGAAGAGTTTCAGTTGCCTTATCCCATCATCATTCGTCCGAGCTTCACGTTGGGTGGCACTGGCGGTGGAATTGCTTACAACGACGAGGAGTTTGTTCAGATCGTCGAGCGCGGGTTGGCTGCGTCGCCGATTCATCAAGTGTTGGTTGAGGAATCGGTGATCGGCTGGAAAGAATTTGAACTGGAAGTCATGCGGGACCGCGCGGACAATGTCGTGATCATTTGCTCCATCGAGAATATTGATCCGATGGGCGTCCACACAGGCGATTCAGTGACGGTTGCGCCGGCTCAGACGCTGACGGACAAAGAGTATCAACGCATGCGCGATGCGGCAATCGCGGTGATTCGTCAGGTGGGCGTCGAAACCGGCGGCTCGAAC from Blastocatellia bacterium carries:
- the rpmA gene encoding 50S ribosomal protein L27, producing the protein MAHKKGLGSSRNGRDSNAQRLGIKRFGGEFVSGGSILVRQRGTRYKPGLNVGRGKDDTLFAKIAGTVQFVNRGSKGTYINIIPTTTN
- the xseA gene encoding exodeoxyribonuclease VII large subunit; this encodes MAEPLLAHLSNERLTLTVTQLTQQIKTLLEGKFRDVWVRGEISNFKAHSSGHWYFTLKDATAQLRCASFKMFNRLIKFTPADGVEVFARGRVTVYEQRGDYQLVVEHMEPVGIGSLQMAFEQLKARLQQEGLFDQARKRPLPLLPRRVGVITSPTGAVIRDMLRVLTRRNKGVSVLLYPVAVQGQGAAQQIAHAIKVMNQRDDVDVLIVGRGGGSMEDLWAFNEEVVARAIFHSRLPVISAVGHETDFTIADFVADVRAPTPSAAAEMVAARRDELLDAVAAYSRRLHKAMSFQLTTWRHRLAQLQARRGFNQTAGALQQYIQRVDELAHRLYVSLTTLIKARREQFERLSRQVASVRLRERIARQRGHINLAQQKLLHGLRQRLDICHRHFEVVCSKLDALSPLQVLQRGYAIVWGPTHQIVRRAAEVVVGDPLLIRLAEGQLTCITQEVIDDDKSNTGADIRVSSERTGKYR
- the rsfS gene encoding ribosome silencing factor is translated as MKQQSDHSENMLMEVNENLVVAAKAALEKKALRLTALDLRNITSIADAFLICSGTSNRQVQAIADAIIDKLRAAGSRPMHVEGYDVAEWILIDYGYLVVHVFSERARDFYDLERLWRDGARIEIQDVAP
- a CDS encoding 23S rRNA (pseudouridine(1915)-N(3))-methyltransferase RlmH yields the protein MRLTFIWVGKTKSRHWAALEQTYLTRISHFTSCTVKVVKESDPHDAAARRAETKAIEKHLRAEATTIVLDESGTHLSSSELAERLAGYQRNGIKEIVFIVGGAAGLSPELRQHADLILSLSRMTLPHEMARVILLEQIYRAFCILNHLPYHKE
- the rplU gene encoding 50S ribosomal protein L21, which produces MNYAVIETGGMQFRVQPGERIRVPSIKAEVGSTIEFKPLVLKHEGGIVIGQPRVETASVTCRVVEHGRGRKLVVFKFRRRKQYRLKKGHRQGYTTLHIQQITHA
- a CDS encoding metallophosphoesterase, translating into MKNPINRLSKSLVALLVVGLWLTATLMAAGQALAGSASPVVKFAVIGDSGTGGEDQKRVAAQMLAWHDVNRYEFVLMVGDNIYPSGNPRDYPKKFEQPYAPLLARGVKFYAALGNHDVRGDNERYAIHYPHFNMGGQRYYTFIKGDGLVQFFALDSTTMSDGQRDHDQLRWLTEALSASQARWKIAFFHHPLYSSGQTHGSSHKLRAILEPILLQGNVRVVFSGHDHVYERLVPQRGIHYFVTGAAGKLRRGDLDRTSKLTVKGNDQVHHFMYIEIDARQMRFQAVSKHGEVFDQGTIPASLP
- the obgE gene encoding GTPase ObgE, whose product is MFVDQAKIFVKAGDGGNGCTAFRREKYVPKGGPSGGDGGRGGHVYMEAAPGMSSLLHFRFNPEYKAERGRHGEGNHRHGRNGEDLTIRVPVGTVVTDAETGQMIYDFAKPGERVLVARGGMGGRGNARFATPTRRAPRFHERGQPGQQRVLLLELKLLADVGLVGLPNAGKSTLIARISAAKPKIADYPFTTLVPNLGVVRLSDDRSCVVADIPGLIEGAHQGAGLGHEFLRHVERTRLLLHLIDVSDTAPEPDPVRRFHIINDELRAYSIQLTQKPQIVVATKMDIAQTGHGARALRRFCDDAALPYVEISAVTGLGIDRLLALIDQYLPPVHETTQADSSEVMEPVTL
- the nadD gene encoding nicotinate-nucleotide adenylyltransferase, coding for MKPLRIGIFGGSFDPVHQGHMEVAVAVCNRLSLDRVEFVPAFRAPHKKSAATASHWHRFAMLVLATTAHEKFFVSPIELELSRPAYTIETIQRFKQQWPDQTEFYFILGADSLAEITSWKDYETLLSSCHFVAVNRPGHDLSVNHLPESARRRVIDLRVSSLPATSPHEPVIYLCTDVANPISSTDIRRALKEGKRVEAIPPMVWQHIEKYQLYQGTDETTE
- a CDS encoding LysM peptidoglycan-binding domain-containing protein; its protein translation is MIRRIICTALIVLVLMPSLVLAQHHSSSMPEAKVDAIMAAAQHHYDLGLQALQAEGMEAARVQFDQAVDAILKSGFDTRTHPRLQTYYRNLIEKIHQLEVQAALRGDGVSEQHYEPSLLDELAQVELDEEDLAAANIVIEKPSLDFAFTLTPQVLQFIHYFSQNPKGRATMAAGLQRAGRYLALAKKVFKEEKVPQDLVWLAQAESNWKPRARSWAGAVGIWQFVSGTGQRYGLRQNQWIDERSGIEQATRASARYLRFLYNRFNDWQLAMAAYNCGEGRIDSAIAATGYSDFWYFYNRGLLPRETSNYVPIILAIIIIAKNPERFGFGHIKPDAPLQYETVPVTDSIDLRLVAEITNTPYETIQELNPELKRGKTPPDMRYHLRLPPGTAATFQTVISRIPEDQRDSWRVIRVKDGDTLASLSEQHRIEVEELARINQLALEETLRPGMPLVLPISTARAPLRNTVEPASIQLARASTTRMSITVRPGDNLTMIAARYGVSARELARLNRISTRAKLRTGQRLYLNVPNQSHPIASAASRITTKAQPPTMHLVRRGETLQSIARKYGVSIAELRQWNGLRSSTVKYGQRLVVTPQGMSSPERSANAKSPAKKNSVYRVRKGDTLSSIAERHGISVATLKSLNRMKTNKVLVGSVLTVPR
- the rsgA gene encoding ribosome small subunit-dependent GTPase A, whose translation is MSDRFAGIVLKAIRGHYWVEADDTVFRCVARDVLVKSVKSSTAITVGDHVLFDVQDWQHKQGVIVQVLPRRTKLSRKQQADGYDAAAQEDVVAANIDQVVIVASAHNPPLRPGLIDRYLVASLKGGLSPIICINKIDLAVLAEVQPIAELYERLNYPVLMTCAKSGQGVDELRRHLSGRASVFAGHSGVGKTTLLKQLCPGIEVKTQEVSSKTGRGKHTTTSAELVRLPSGGYVIDTPGIRQFSLWDLTPEDVACYFVEIAEQSRACRFRDCSHTVEPACAVRQALQEGLIHPLRYESYLKLLQECKYEKSY